tttattcattaaaaccccatcatgtactcacctacatcctgtaacaataattgtcacaccaactactaggaattagcaatcagtattttgaatttcgcgacaattttacgtcaaaagttatacatataacgtctatctcctagacttacatacttcgaatgtgaattttctgaaaaacatcccaaaccatgaactagttctccgaaattggaaaaatgctgatgaagcagcaaaaactgtaaacgactttaaccgtcaaaagtttgatgataaagaatagtatggtggtaaagttgagaaaaagagaaggtttgaaactggaaaacggattgagcataccatgaaggaggctgtggacaaatcacaaagactaaacctaccttcaaaggatccaaatgattcagtgtctactgaaatcgttagcaaacaacttacttcttattctaaaccttcacagacaaatcttcttcatcatccatattatcgtatcttttattataatatcttcgatattcctgaagatattttcacaactattcttatctgaaatcttttatctcttcgcaatatctgcgttacaacataaaaagaaactgtgtttgtttctaaattctaaaaaaaaaaaaattgaatttaaaatagaaatgtttttgaagtagtgttgggaactgaagcatgaattagtataatataatgacacttgatcaacgtgattatattacagtaagtcatgctgagtttctaatggaacgtgatgattcatagaacatactgtcatcatgtactgtttacacgactcttacattctacccaatttccaaacatattaagaacatatcatcttgatagctctatattttcggatattctggtaatttgccaaatcaagatcgtgccattacgattttcttcttggaatattaactatgttcatccaaaaattcatatctacgaattctggaccattatccgcttgacttaaggtcggaaagagaaaacgaaagcatgaagctccgaaatataatggagaatataaagcccgataacaaccccgaaattacaaaccttgtatatcaatgcgtatagcaatataaagacacgggagaatgaaaaacacaataaccccaaggtaatggtagaagaaaataacttcctccggtggtagatgaaaaagaagaatgacatatatgaaagttaagagtatatcaagaatcaatactggatgaagcatattaacgaatgctttaaagtatgaattggggagaaagactagaaggtgtgagatgtggaaataaagaaacgagggggtggaattatagtaaaatatcagacagagaaatcgagacagattatcgcatttaatcaaagaagatcctgattttcttaatcgccgaagaaccaaatcttattgcaaagattttctttaaatcccatgaattccgaaaatcaatcataactacgtcatcggttaaaacgaatatacgtttactcatttcactctcttgcgatagcttcacttatactcttcgcgtaatcaaattattttatctatattactcaatgatgataaaactctatttatcaactcatattcatcatgaaaacatttttatagttagccatgacgacctcgatcaaatttcgagacgaaatttctttaacgggtaggtactgtaacgacccggaaatttccgaccaaatttaaacttaacctttatatgtttccgacacgataagcagaatttgtaatgttgaatcttaaaaagtttggaactacattcatgtaatcaattaccctttgaccgtgtttgacgattcacgaacaattatgtgtatatagatatgtatatataatatataatattaactgaaaacattaacaaagtattagatatatgatactttacatgaacatatttgtttcgatatatttatcgacagaattaagagataatatcaaatgattgaattatcagatacattatgatatgattacgggcctatgttatgaggtccactgtgatttaagaaatctattctttttgacaactcattacttaaccagtatgataaagataacgatatttatattttattttattaaatatatataacgatttaaattaatattatatatttttatacgcatattatacgtacatagttttatacttttactatactttaactttacctttactttacttttactttactttaactttaataattcatactttaataattcactttaataattcatactttaataattcactttaataattcatactttaataattcactttaataattcaaaaatctattataaatagaattcaataggtttcattatttcatagaaacttgaaaatatatttctctaaactctctcaatcgaattacatatatatatatttacttagtactatttcaagatattattagtatacataaaatactacgacggagttatattcagacgatttcaaaataagttttcaaatgggatatagctaaggaaattatggattatagctatgaaggttatgggtattgatcgagggtattgctcgtgaggtcaacctaacgtttatcattttcgttgcgtctacgtactttcctgcaatattgaatcacaatattgatacgtgagcattcatatcttatcttttatatattaatagtgtatccctgactagtgctcgagtatatatgattatgcatgtttgtatgcttagtttcgtcgttaaatagtttatgataaatcacgaatttgatacatatgctactgagataagttatatgatatgcatgtcgttgaaaagctgaagaaaaaaaattaataacttttcatttagaaatcgtgtggtttcgatgaacggattaaaagatatggtcaactgaattatcattaattttaatattattattaaaacgattattataactgttatcagttgatgttattactaaaattatctttattactaaaaattaatatttttattgaaactatcattttattatttttatcattattattattatcaatattattttatcaaataaatatgcgtacaaagatatttttaccacacgtaatgtaattacattaataatacatatcactatatttttatgatattaagtgaattttataaattttattacttgagatatataaaagtatatttttatcatatatgaattttaatataaatttttatttattaataaatgacttgtattatttagtataataagatctgataaatatatttaaatatataaaactactatatataagttatatactaaacatgtatagattttgaaagtcattttgggtcaagttgacttttgttgacttttacatgtcggtctcaagcattaggattgtgatacactacgacttgacctaaattgttagacagatattgaccaacatataaatatatatacttaatataggttcgtgaatctgagacaaaccctgcacttgttcagtgccgtcatatacataattgctacaaaatacagtattgtgagtttcatttgctccctttttatatatatttttgggctgagaatacatgcgctgatttataaatgttttacgaaatagacacaaatactaaaactaattctatgtgggtttaaaccagaaatatacccttagcttggtaacattaaactacttgtctatgtacggtaggcgcgaatcctaaagatagatctattgggtctgacaaaccccatcctgactatgggatgctttagtacttcgaggttattttaaacacacctgatctggtgtacttcagagggtaaaacatgaacgttaaagcttgttaccgggtgcctacaacttatagaatacttttatacacttgcgagtgtacggatatttatagaaactgaaatcttgtggtctattactattacggaaatgatggattatgataaactaatgaactcaccaaccttttggttgacactttaaagcatgtttattctcaggtattaaagaaatcttccgctgtgcattagctcattttaaggatattacttggagtcattcatggcatattttgaaagacgttgcattcgagtcattgagttcatcaagattattattaagccaattatagttggatgtattatgaaatggtgtgcatgccgtcaactttcgttgtaaagaaagtttgtcttttaaaaacgaatgcaatgtttgtaaaatgtatcatatagaggtcaaatacctcgcgatgtaatcaactattgtgaatcgtttataatgtatatgaacgggtcctttcacaagttATAGATACATTATGGAAACTTTCGACAAGGGACATGCTGCCTGCAGTTTGGTTTAGATTTAGCAGAAAAGGCTGTGACGTGGAAGTTAAATATCTCGAAGACTGCAAGTTATTAGGCAAGTGTGAGATGAGTGAAGTTGATCTGGCCTTAAAACGATTTCGAATCAAGTATCCCGACGCTGTTCGGGAATTAGCTGTAAAGAGGATACTTCGAGGGGTTGCAGCTCATCATGATGTTTTTTTACCTCTTTGGAAATCGTTTATCGAAGAGTTATTTTCAAGAGGGTTGGTTAAAGTTGTTTTTGCTACTGAAACACTTGCTGCAGGTATCAACATGCCTGCACGAATGGCCGTTATTTCGCCACTTAGTAAAGGGAGTGAAAGTGGACGGGTTAACTTGAGCCCGAATGAGTTCCTTCAAATGGCGGGTCGGGCTGGACGTAGAGGTATATATAGATAGTAAGGATCTGTCAAATCTTCTACAAACAAAGCTGGTAAACATACATGTGCTGTACACTGACTGATTATGTAAGTTTATCATCTACCTTTTTAATTATCAACAGTTGGTAAACAACACATTTTAGGGTATTTCCATTAATGCCACTAAGTCACTAACAATATGCATTATATCCAATTAAAGAAACAATAAAATACCATAGTAATACTTACTACTGTACATGATCATTTTGTTTATATGGAATTAAATTTTTCAACGAACGTCCCTGTTCTATTCTAGATTATGCCTTTTTTTGGTAGTTTTATTAATTTGTGTTTCTACTGTATGTCATTTATGATGAATTGGGTGTCTATTTTGTTTTTTATGGGACCAGACTTCGTAAGTAATTAATCTCCTAAAAATTATTTTAATCAGGTATGTGTATTACATTCGTTTAATAGTGGCAAAATGGGCAGGTTGGATGTTTTGGTTAACGAGTCAAAATAAGTACTTTCTCTACAAGGTGTTTGGTTTGAGTCGACTCATAACACATTTGTGGTGTTCGTAAAAATTATCAGTTGCATAAAATTGTTGAGCGTATAGAAGTGCATCAGTTTGCCCAGTTCGACTTATTTACTAAAATGGATCAAGTTTTGGTCATATTCATCTCTAAATGGGTTACGTCACTCTATTCCACCCGTTTTGCCATGTTTACCAGTCACATTTATCTTCTCATTCAGCATTTGGAACAATAAAATCGGAAAAGTGTTGTATCAAAACTTGTGATATATAATGGTATTATTGGTATTTTGATACAACATTTTACGTTTCGATTTAGTTTAATTATAAGTCCCACGTGCAACACACGGGCTCTTAGACTTTTGATCTTTGAACCTCATGAAGATAGAAACCACTTAGTTGTAGTGGTAACCTTAAGTTACGAGCCTAACGAATGAGACAAAATTTGTGGACAATTGAGATTCATCAATTCCAGATCATTTTAAATTGCAATTTATGGTATATCCATATGTTACACATGTGATAAAAGACGTTCGATTGCGTACTTTATGTATAACGCATACAATCTGTAACGACATTAACGTATTAGTATACTAATTTATTAAGTCACTGTGCAACGCACGGGATCTAAAACCTATACATATATATGTTGTTAATGTATATCATTAACAATGTAGATGTTAAATGCAttagtaaacataattttatttcgTAATTCCGAGTTTTAAAgcaaccgtgcaacgcacgggctattaaagctagttttatatataatacatataaccttAAAACATTACTCCGTATACATGTGTAGCGTATATTACATTTTATTCATTctgtttattatattttattatcttttattttcttttcaatCTCAAAACTCAGAAGATTCAATGTCAAAAGCGTATTGAACATGATAAAATttgtataaaaaataaaaatattaagaaaataataaaaaaggtCAAAGAAGGCCGTCAGTACGCCGTTGGTATCTTCGCGCGTCTCCAAAAACCTTGTTCCCA
This window of the Rutidosis leptorrhynchoides isolate AG116_Rl617_1_P2 chromosome 7, CSIRO_AGI_Rlap_v1, whole genome shotgun sequence genome carries:
- the LOC139860521 gene encoding DExH-box ATP-dependent RNA helicase DExH15 chloroplastic-like, encoding MLPAVWFRFSRKGCDVEVKYLEDCKLLGKCEMSEVDLALKRFRIKYPDAVRELAVKRILRGVAAHHDVFLPLWKSFIEELFSRGLVKVVFATETLAAGINMPARMAVISPLSKGSESGRVNLSPNEFLQMAGRAGRRVGKQHILGYFH